The Acomys russatus chromosome 11, mAcoRus1.1, whole genome shotgun sequence genome contains the following window.
ATGACAGATTGAATTAGATGAAGGAATTAGATTCCATGATACAAGGTAGGGGGTACCTCCCCTGTGATCTTCTTTAACTATAAAATATTCTTCCAAACAATGATGGTGGGGTTATTATCATGTacttatataacatattatatatgtcaGGCATTGTGACAGATGCTAAAAATATATAAGCACATTTAATCTTCTCAACAATTACAAAGTAGCAGCATGACTGTTATATCTATGTAGAAGACAGGTGAACAGAAATActgagaggtttaaaaaaaacagcaaccATTACATAACTAGAAGTGAAAACTTGTAATTTAAACTTGGGTGTCTAGTTTTGGAGGTTGGCTTCTGCTACCACGGTGTCTCTGCTACTAGAAAGAAAATAGTCAATGCAACAACTGTTCCCCAAACACTCAGACCCTCAAGGACTTCCTTTACAATTCCCACCTTTGGAAAAATATCATGAAATTGGTGATTAGTTAGCTGTCTatgtttttttcctaagacatacctaaacataaatCTATATTTACCAAAGTgagacatttatttatgtgtattctgTACCATCAATAATTTCCCTGGACATGTTGAACTATGGTCcagattaaaagaacaaaaataaatgattaatatATGAGAATTTGCAGAGTTAAGCAGTAAGGTGAAAGGCTGAACCAAATCCAGAGCAGGAAGTGGGTCAGGAACAGGAAATTTCCAGTCAGGTCTAGACAGGTAAACAGGCAGACTGGTCAGGCAGTCGCGTAGGCTGTGCGAATAGTGGGACACTGAGTTAAGTCTAGGAGTTCACCACCTTGACTGCGCATATTAGATATCAGATGATGGGCTGGTACGAAGTTAGGTGTCCATTTTGTGGGTTCTATGTGAGTGTGcgggctagttttatgtcaacttgacaaaagctagagtcatttatctgaaaggaggggacctcaactgagaaaatgccattAGATCTGGCTGTAcagcatttttctcaattagtgattaatgAGGGAGGAATCAGCCCATTGCAGGTGATGCCATTCCTGGAATGGTGGTtccaggttctataagaaagtagggcTTTTGGCCACAGCAGCCATCTTGCAGTAACTCgccaaaatgacaaacacaaagggaaagaggaggggcgcCCTCTGTGTGTTCTCTAGGCCTTTTAGGAAATATGGAGTTGTTCATTTGGCCACATACATGCGAATCTACAAGAAGGGTGATATTGTAGACACCAAGGGAATGGGTACTGTTCAAAAAGGAATGCCCCATAAGTGTTACCACAGCAAAACCGGAAGAGACTATAATGTCACCCAGCACGCTGTGGGCATCATTGTGAACAAGCAAGTTAAGGGCAAGATTCTCACCAAGAGCATCAATGTGAGCATTGAGCACATCAAGTGCTCTGAGAGCAGGGACATCTTCCTAAAGTGTGTGAAGGAGAATGACTGGAAGAAGAAGGAGGCCAAGGAGAAGGGCACCTGGGTCCAGCTGAAGCACCAGCCTACACCACCCAGAGAAGCACACTTTGTGAGGGCTAACgggaaggagcctgagctgctggagcccattCCCTATGAATCATGGCCTAACgtgcaaaaggaaataaagggcctggactgttaaaaaaaaaaaaaaaaaaaaaaaaaaggtgggctgggcgtggtggcacatgcctttaaacccagcactctggaggcagaggcaggcggattgctgtgagttcgaggccagcctggtctacacagcttgtccaggacagccaatgctaacacagaaagaccctgtctcaagacaaaacaaaaacaaacaaccaaacaaccaaacaaaaacaaaaacaaaaacaaaaacaaaaaaaaaaaaaggaaaagaaaaaaagaaagtaggtggagaaagccatggaaagcaagtcagtaagcagcatccctccctcCAAGGCCTCTGTATCATCTCCTACCTCTAGATTCCagccctgtttgacttcctgtcctgaattccttAAGATGGCCTACACtgtgaaagtataagccaaataaactttttcctccccaacttgattttggtcatgatgtttcatcacagcaacagcaacagcaaccctAACTAGTATAGTGAAGGAGTTATACCCTTTCCTTGGGTTGGTATGTAGCACAAGTTCTTGGGCCTAGTTTCCCACATATGATTTAAATATGCTCATGTGTCCCTGAAATTTCAATTACCCCCAATAAACTTATAGTGTGTCTCCCTTTATGATTTCAGGAATGAGTCATTTGTCAGGCTAAATGGGTGGTGCcttagaagaattttaattcagaacatggctgctctggcaagagattacACCtgaagaccttctagatctgtgtgatctggctggaatacagacatgcctttactctcaggagacagaagcaagcagatatcttgagttcaaggccagtctgttatagagcaagtttcaggtaaagaaaagcttaggtccaggcatagtggtatatgcctttaatccc
Protein-coding sequences here:
- the LOC127195327 gene encoding 60S ribosomal protein L21-like, translated to MTNTKGKRRGALCVFSRPFRKYGVVHLATYMRIYKKGDIVDTKGMGTVQKGMPHKCYHSKTGRDYNVTQHAVGIIVNKQVKGKILTKSINVSIEHIKCSESRDIFLKCVKENDWKKKEAKEKGTWVQLKHQPTPPREAHFVRANGKEPELLEPIPYESWPNE